Part of the Lepus europaeus isolate LE1 chromosome Y, mLepTim1.pri, whole genome shotgun sequence genome, gtgggaggcaggccggTCACATTCCTAGTGGACACAGGAGCTCAACACTCTGTCCTAAACAAAAATACCGGCCTCCTTAGCTCAAAAACCTCATTTGTCCAGGGAGTGGCTGGAGGAAAGATGTACCGATGGACCACAGAACGCCAGGTAGACCTAGCCACCGGCCGGGTCACCCACTCATTTCTCCTAGTGCCAGACTGTGCATACCCCTTACTAGGAAGAGACCTACTATCCAAAGTGGGAGCCCAGATCCACttccagaaggaaggggcctcaGTAGCAGACCCTAGGGGGCGTCCTCTACAAGTATTGACCCTTCAATTGGAAAATGAACATCATCTATACGACAAAAGGGGAACGGAGGCCCCGCTAGCACCTGAGTGGCTAGAAAAATTTCCGGGGTCCTGGGCAGAGACTGGAGGAATAGGATTAGCAATTCAGCAGCCACCcataatagtaaatgtaaagcccacggctgaaccaatatctgtacGGCAGTACCCGATGACTaaggaagcaaaggatggaattcggccccacattaagagactattggatttaaaaatactaaagccTTGCCAGTCCCCCTGGAACACACCGTTATTGCCGGTAAGGAAACCAGGCACTAATGATTTCCGACCTGTGCAGGACTTATGCAAGGTAAATCGCCGGGTTGAAGATATACACCCGACAGTGCCAAATCCGTATAACTTGCTGAGTACCTTGCCCCCGTCACGTACCTGGTATACGGTGttagatttaaaagatgctttcttcTGCCTGAGAttgagcccccagagccaacccTTATTTGCCTTCGAGTGGAAGGATCCGGAGACCGGATTTTCAGGGCAGTTGACTTGGACACGGCTTCCTCAGGGATTCAAGAACTCGCCCACACTATTCGATGAGTCCCTACACCACGACTTGGCCAGTTTCAGAGTGAGTAACCCTCAGTGGACGCTCTTACAGTATGTGGACGACCTGCTATTGGCAGCAGAAACTGAAGCGGACTGTAAACAAGGTACGGAAGCTTTGCTTAGAAGACTAGGTGAACTGGGGTATCGCGCTTCTGctaaaaaggcccaaatatgtgccCGTCAGGTAGTCTACCTGGGCTATAAACTggaagggggcaggaggtggcttacGGAGGGGCGTAAAAAGGCGGTGGCACTCATCCCTCCACCCAAAAACCCACGCCAGTTGAGGGAATTTTTGGGGAGCGCCGGCTTCTGCCGCttgtggattcctgggtttgcagaAATTGTGGCCTCTCTATATCCCCTCACACGGGCCAATTCCCCCTACATATGGGGAGAAGAACAACAACTGGCTTTCGACAAACTGAAAAAGACCCTCTTGGAAGCCCCTGCGCTgagcctgcctgaccccaacaAGCCATTCACCCTTTATATAGATGAGAAAGGGGGAATTGCAAAAGGAGTCCTGACCCAAAAATTGGGACCTTGGAAGAGGCCAGTggcctatttttcaaaaaaattggaCAGTGTCGCCTCTGGGTGGCCTCCATGTCTCCGCATGATAGCGGTGGTGGCCACAATTGTAAAAGACTCCGACAAACTGACTTTGGGACAGCCGCTGACCGTAGTGACGTCTCACGCCATCGAGACGGTCATACGTCAGCCACCAGATTGATGGTTATCGAATGCCAGAATCACCCACTACCAGGCGATGTTGCTTAACCCCGAGTGCATTCGGTTTGAAACAACGGCCTCCCTCAATCCCGCCACGCTGCTGCCGGAGCCAGGAGACCAAATGCAGGTCAGTCATAACTGCCAACAGGTGCTGGCCGAGGTCCATGGGGCCCGTGAGGACCTGACAGATCAGCCCCTACCAGATGCCGAGTACACCTGGtatactgatggcagcagcttcttccatcaaggtgagaggagggcaggggcggcagTGGTCGACGGGAAGGttgttgtttgggcctctgccttgcCACCAGGCACTTCAGCCCAAAAAGCTGAGTTAATTGCGCTAACTCAGGCCCTAAAGCAGGCAAAGGCAAGGAGGGTAAACATTTATACGGACAGTCGGTACGCCTTTGCCACCGCAcatgtgcatggtgaaatataCAAAAGAAGGGGACTGCTAACttcaggaggcagagagatcaaaaataagcaagaaatcctagacctcctacaggccctcttcctaccaaagaaggtgagcatcatGCATTGCCCAGGTCACCAAAAAGGAGAGGACCCAGTGGCACAAGGTAACCGGATGGCAGATGAGGTGGCCAGGGCCAGTGCCTTAGGTAGCGACGTGTTAAACTTTAACGCGCTGAACTCCCCCAGCCGGGAGCCGGGATGGACTTATACCGAACAGGATGTGGCAGCTATACAAAGGCTGGGGGGAATATATAATGAAGCTACTAAAAATTGGAAGATACAGGATAAGGTTGTGCTACCCAAAAAGGAAACTAAGAGACTAGTACAAGATTTACACAGATGGACTCACTTAGGATATAAAAAGCTAAAAACTTTGCTGGACAGAGAAGAgacttctcattttttattaGGGCTAGATACAGCGGTAAAGCAAACcatagaggcctgcatcccatgcgccAAAGTAAATCCCAAATGCTCCAAAATACCTGAAGGAATAAGAGTGCGGGGAGCTAGACCAGGAACTAATTGGGAAATAGACTTCACCGAGATCCGCCCTGGCAGGTATGGGATAAAGTACCTGTTAGTGTTTGTAGACACTTTTTCTGGCTGGCCCGAAGCTTACCCGATGAAAAAGGAAACGGCACAAGTGGTGgtcaaaaagctgttagaagaaatcttcccgcGGTTTGGCCTGCCTAAGGTATTGGGGTCAGATAATGGACCCGCTTTCGTCTcccgggtaagtcagttggtggccaaggtgctggggattgattggaaattacattgtgcatacagaccccagagttcaggtcaggtagaacgtatgaacagaacaattaaagagaccctaactaaattaatagtggagactggcactagagactgggtcgagttgctgccgatggctttgtttagaGCTCGTAACACACCTTCTATATGTGGACTAACACCTTATGAAATATTGTATGGAGGCCCCCCACCCACGGCGGATCTGTTAggacccagtattgactcttttgcaacttcccctaccctgcagactcgcttccgtgccttgcagctgattcacaagcacatagggaagcagctggctgctgCATATCAGTCCAAAGGCCccgtgctcccacactcgttccaggctggggacaccaTCTACGTTCGCAGGCACCAGACCAAGAATCTTGAGCCGCGCTGGAAAGGACCTTACACAGTACTACTGACCACACCAACGGCGGTAAAGGTGGACGGAATCGCCACCTGGATTCACGTGTCGCACATCAAGAAGGCAGCAACTGAACACAGTCAAGGGACAGGCAGCCCTGCCGACAAGCCGATACTGGAATGGAGACTACAACACACTCAAAACCCCCTCAAGATAAGACTATTTCGCTCTTAGTATTCTTTTTCAGCATGGTTGTAGTAAACTCAAGTCCTCATATCCCTTATCATATTACTTGGCAGCTTATTAATTTAAGAACCGGAGCAATTGTCAATAGCACCTCTGGTTTTAATGTTCTTAGTGATTATTTTCCAGATTTGTATTTTGACCTTTGCCAACTTTTTGATGCTGATGATGTATGTGTTGGGAGGGGAGGAACCTATGTCTGTCCCgggggaaagaatggaaaatccCTTCCAGGTTGTGGGGGCCCCGAAGTAGGATACTGTGAGAAatggggatgtgaaaccactggAAGTGCACACTGGAAACCCTCATCTTCATGGGACCTGATTACTATCAGGGCGGCTCCAGGCATAACATTTAACAACTGTGGGGGGAGGGACTGCAGTACTTGTATAAATGGGACGTTGGGTAGTTGCCACCTTCAGATCCTTCGcttcacagataagggaaaacaggACAAATGGGTCGGGCCTAAATCATGGGGTATATACTTGTATAGACCGGCCAGAGACCCCTTTGCCCTATTCGCCTTGAGCCGGACGGTTACTGTTGCAACCGTATCAGTTggaccaaataaaatattaacagatcAGAGGAGCCCAACCTCCCCACACTTTGCAAAGGGGAAATCTCTTGGGCAGGTACTTGTCAGAAATCGGCCCAGTCAgacgcctgccagcagtcagtccAGTCTGGCTTCCCCAACACCCGTTTTCCCGAATAAGCACGTAGTAGCAACGCCTCCTCCGCCCGGCCCCGAAAATTCCTCCTTACCCGGAACGGGGGATAGGCTCCTCAACCTAATACATGGGGCCTTCCAAGCATTGAATGGCTCTGACCCCAATAGGACCCGGGATTGCTGGCTGTGCCttgcctcacctcccccttattatgagggagtAGCTGTCGTTGGGAATTGGACCAACCATACCATTGTCCCTCCCCAGTGCTCCAATCTGCCATCCCACCGACTAACTCTTACAGAAGTATCAGGACAGGGACTTTGCATAGGCTCCATCCCCCCTCAATATCAGGGCCTCTGTAATAAAACTATGactctcaaaccaggcacctatTATTTAACAGGACCAAATGGGACATTTTGGGCATGCAATACAGGCCTAACCCCCTGCTTGGCAGGACAagctcataatcaaactcatgaaTGGTGCGTCATGGTTGAAGTATGGCCTCGGGTCACACTACATGACCCTGAGGAAGTCTACCGACAATATGAGGGAAATCTCCGGCTCCCTAGGGAACACCTATCCATAACGCTAGCTCTCAtattgggaggactcacagtcggGGGCATCGGagcaggcataggtaccggagcCACTGCTCTGTCAAAGACAAATCAGTTTCACCTGTTACAGCaagctatgcattcagatttacAAGCTTTAGAAGAATCCGTCAGTGCCTTGGAAAAGTCCCTAACTTCACTTTCCGAGgtagtattacaaaatagaagggggctggacctggtatttttaaaggaagggggactctgtgcagccctaaaggaagagtgttgtttctatgcggatcacactggagtggtcagagatagcatggcaaaattaagggaaagactaaaacaACGACAGAGCCATTTTGAGGCAGGACAGTCATGGTTTCAGAGCTGGTTTTACTCATCCCCTTGGTTAACAACCCTAATTTCCACCATTACAGGACCCTtaataatattacttttaattttaacctttggaccctgcataataaataggcttcttcagtttattaaaagTAGATTGTCtatcacccacgccttggtcctgacccagcaatACCAAAGTTTAAAAACGGAggacatagaagaaaaatttcaggatacagctattccttaaattttaagattaaaatttgccaaaaacaagaggagggaatgaaagaATTAGACAGGTTAGgtaggtttaagatggagttgtttgagctaactgcatattgttctgcttctgtacaaattggctgggcttgcaataagctTGCAAGAAATATGAccgctttcataagatggctgagcttgcaacaTGTAAccatttttaggaactataaaggctgaagttaacagaaaatgtacccaacctgcATCCTGTTACAACATTACAAGTTACCACACATtacatacccggcttgacgacccctgcccttgcttgctcaagctaaagataaaaaccgcaaggcacgtacagcatgtaacttcttcctgtACCCTGTAACcatttaagttacccaatgaaattgtaacacagtggaaatatgctaatgttgtggttttaagccttaaatactctgtgaaactgatgatcggggccgctctctctgcactgcactagagggtgctgttgagacggcccatttgcaaatgaaataaacttccctcttgctctttgcatcgattggtgtggagctcaTGTATCTGGGGTGTggtcgatttgtgggacacctgctccgggggtcctacaAAATCTGACAGAGAAGCTCTATTGATCTGTCCAAATATTGCAGTGTCAtatcttaatattttcattttaaaactttgcgTTAAGGAAGATGTTATTCAGTTACCATGGGCAACAGGGACCTTATCAGCAAACTTGGTGCACAGGATACATTTTCATTGTAATACAAACTCAGCATTTGACAAGGTTGCTTTGGCAGTCACCTCCTTATCAGAGTGATTCACAGCAGGGCAAGTTACTAGCTCTTAAAACACAGTTTTATCCTTCCCTGATGTCTACTTTATTCTAGtggttttaaaaatgccttttcaggGAGCACTTTTGGCATCTCCAAAACCACAGGATCTGGTTTCTTGTTGTCTTGTCACTACAGCTTTGTCTCCTACCTCTTTGGTGACACTTTCGTTACCCATGCTTTTTCTCAGGGGGACTGATAATTCAATGTGT contains:
- the LOC133754133 gene encoding MLV-related proviral Env polyprotein-like codes for the protein MVVVNSSPHIPYHITWQLINLRTGAIVNSTSGFNVLSDYFPDLYFDLCQLFDADDVCVGRGGTYVCPGGKNGKSLPGCGGPEVGYCEKWGCETTGSAHWKPSSSWDLITIRAAPGITFNNCGGRDCSTCINGTLGSCHLQILRFTDKGKQDKWVGPKSWGIYLYRPARDPFALFALSRTVTVATVSVGPNKILTDQRSPTSPHFHVVATPPPPGPENSSLPGTGDRLLNLIHGAFQALNGSDPNRTRDCWLCLASPPPYYEGVAVVGNWTNHTIVPPQCSNLPSHRLTLTEVSGQGLCIGSIPPQYQGLCNKTMTLKPGTYYLTGPNGTFWACNTGLTPCLAGQAHNQTHEWCVMVEVWPRVTLHDPEEVYRQYEGNLRLPREHLSITLALILGGLTVGGIGAGIGTGATALSKTNQFHLLQQAMHSDLQALEESVSALEKSLTSLSEVVLQNRRGLDLVFLKEGGLCAALKEECCFYADHTGVVRDSMAKLRERLKQRQSHFEAGQSWFQSWFYSSPWLTTLISTITGPLIILLLILTFGPCIINRLLQFIKSRLSITHALVLTQQYQSLKTEDIEEKFQD